The genome window ATCGGCAATAGCGTATAAACCGTGTGTCCGGTGCCGCATAGAACGGTTAGCGTCCAGCCGCAAAGAGGGGCTAGGATACAGACGAATTTAGGGTTTTTTCTTAGCGCTTTTTCCGCTATCTGAAGCATAACGTCAAGACCGCCCGCGGCTTGTAGCGTGGAGCTTGCTACGACGACGGCTAGGATCGTTAGGATGACGTCTACTGCTGGTTTGCCCGGCTTCATACCGAATGCAAATACCAAGATAACAAGACCGATGCCGCCTAGTACGCCTAGCGCCATACCGCCTTTTTTAGCGCCGTAGAATAAACATCCGAGCACTACGATTAGTTGGAGAGTGAACTGAGTGCTTTCACTCAAACTGGTTAGGAATTCCATTTTTTCTCCTTTTAGGAAATTACGGCGCGATTATATAAATATTAAAATTAAATACTAATAAAAAAATTAAAAATACATTTGTAAGCGTTAATCATATATTTAACCAAATTTGACGCGCCGCTAGTCAAATTTGACCGATCCAAATGCGTTTAAAAGAAAATTTGATATATAATCCTAAGGCAAAAAATTAATAAATCTGCTTAAGGAGTAAATATGCAAATCCCTATCGCATACGGCAAAGACGATCATCTAAATCTAGAGATAAACGAGAAAAATTTGCTCGGCGTTTTCGATCCAAACCCCGTGGCTAAATTTGACGAAACGGCACTCATCGCAAAGGCTCTGGCAAACCCAATAAATCAAAAAAGCTTTGACGAGTTTATCACAGGCGATGAAAAGATCGTCGTCATCGTAAACGACGGCACCCGCCCGACGCCGACGGCAAAAATTTTAAAGCAAATTTATCCGAAAATCCGCGAGAAAAATAAGATTTTCATCATCGCCACTGGATGCCATAGAGAGGGCACGCAGGAAGAATACGAGATGATCTTCGGCAAAGAAATTTACGCGGAGATTAGAGCCAAAAACGAAGTTCACGATCATGACTCCAAGCACGACGAGATGGTCTTTTTAGGCGAGTCCAAAAACGGCACGCAGATGTATCTAAACAAAATCGTAGCAGAAGCCAAAAAGGTGATCGTCATAGGCTCGGTCGAGCCGCACTATTTTGCGGGCTACACGGGCGGCAGAAAGGCCTTTTTGCCGGGTACGGCGTCGTATGAGAGCATCACGCAAAATCACAAGCTCGCCCTAAGCGCCGATGCGCAAGCTCTGCGACTAGAGGGCAACCCAGTGCACGAAGATATGATCGACGCGATGAAAGTGCTAGCGCATATCGACGTTTTTTCGATCCAGACGGTGCTTGATAGCGAGCACGGCGTGTATTACGCGAGCGCGGGCGACCTCAATGACAGCTTTTACGACTGCGTGAAAAAGGCCGACGAGGTCTTTTGCGTAAACATCCCGCTCAAGGCCGATATTGTGATTTCGGTCGCGCCCTATCCGATGGACGTCGATCTCTATCAGGCGCAAAAAGCCCTAGACAACGGCAAACTAGCGCTCGCGCAGGACGGAATTTTAATAATGGTCGCAAAGTGCCGCACAGGCATCGGGCCAAAGCCGTTTTTTGATCTGATGGCATCCGCGGATACGCCTAAAAAGGTGCTCGAAAAGATCAGCGCTGGCTTTAAACTCGGCTATCACAAAGCCGCTAAAATGGCCGAAATCTCGCTCTGGGCACAGACTTGGGCGGTAAGCGATCTGAGCGACGATGAGATGCGAGCCGTACACCTAAAACCGTATCACGATATCCAAAAGGCCGTGGACGACGCGCTAGCGCAAAAGGGCGCGGACGCTAAAATCATCATCCTGCCGTTTGGCTCGATGACGGTGCCTAAGGCCTAAGCTTGGCTAAAATTTTATATTACGATGCGAGCTGCGGCATCAGCGGCGATATGAATTTAGGCGCGCTGGTGGAGCTCGGCGTGGATTTTAGTTATCTTTGCGCCGAGCTTGAGAAGTTAAATTTAGCCGGCGAATTTAAGCTGGAGCGCAAAAACGTGCTAAAAAACGGTATCGCCGCGACAAAAATCGACGTCGTGCCGCTAAAATCACAGCCTCACGCCAGAAGCTACGCGGACGTCAGGCAAATTTTAGAGAGTTCAAATTTAAGCCAGAACTGCAAACAAAGAGCGGGCGCGATATTTCGCACGATTGCGCAGGCCGAGGCCAAAGTTCACGGCACAGAGGTAGAGCGGGTGCATTTTCACGAAGTTGGCGCGATCGATAGCATCGCCGACGTCGCGGGCGCAGCGATCTGCATCGAATATCTTTTTGGAAAGCTCGGCGTCTCGCGCGTCGTAAGCTCCAAAATCGAGCTTGGCGGCGGCGTAGCGATCTGCGACCACGGCGAGCTTGGCGTGCCTGCGCCAGCCGTTTGCGAAATTTTAAAAGGCGTGCCCGTAAGCCTCGGACGCGCAAATTTTGAGATGACCACGCCAACGGGAGCGGCGATTTTAAAGGCTTGTGCGGACGAGTTTGCGGATAACGCGAGCTTTAAAATAGAAAAGATCGGCTACGGCGCGGGAGGCAAGGACGCAACGGACTTTGCAAATGTGCTTCGCGCGATGATCTGCGAGGCGCATTTAAGCAGCGAAAGCGGCGAGTCAAATTTAAGCGCGCAGGCTGGCTACGGCGAGGTTTGCAAGCAAATTCTGATCTCCACGAACATCGACGATATGGACGCCGAGAGCTTTGCCTTTGCCTGCGAAATTTTACGCGAAAACGGCGCGCTAGACGTCTTTAGCCGCTCTATTTTTATGAAAAAGGGGCGCGCGGGCTTTGAGCTAAACGCGCTGTGCCGCAAGCAAGACGCGCAAAATTTAAAGGATCTTATATTTACGCACACGACGGCGATCGGCGTTCGCGAGATAGAGGTTGCTAAAACCGAGCTAAAGCGCGAGTTTGTGCGAGTGCAGACGAAATTCGGCGAAATAGGAATTAAAATTTCGGGTAACAGTCAAGCGCAAAAAGCAAAGCCAGAATTTGACGAGTGCAAGGCCGCGGCGCTCGCGCACGGTACGACGATCGAGCGGGTGCGAAAAGAGGCGCTGAAAATCTATGACGAAACTAGAAAAACTAAAGGCTGATCTGCGCGGACTGGGCGAACTCGCGGTCGCATTTAGCGGCGGCGCGGACAGCTCGCTGCTACTGCGTGCGGCGCACGACGCGCTGGGAAAGCGCGCGATCGGCATAACGATCAGATCGCCCTATATGTCCTCGCGCGAGATCGCCGAAGCTGTGGAATTTGCCCGCATCTACGGCATCAGGCACGAAATTTTAGAGCTCGGCGTTGCAGAGGAGATCAAAGACAATCCCGAAAACCGCTGCTATCTGTGTAAAAAGGCGGTGTTTTCGCGCCTGATTGAGCGCGCCCGTGAGCTTGGCTTTAGCCGCGTCGCAGACGGCACGAACCGAGACGATCTGGGCGAACACCGCCCGGGACTCAAAGCAAAAGAGGAGCTAGGCGTACTCTCGCCGCT of Campylobacter showae contains these proteins:
- the larE gene encoding ATP-dependent sacrificial sulfur transferase LarE, translating into MTKLEKLKADLRGLGELAVAFSGGADSSLLLRAAHDALGKRAIGITIRSPYMSSREIAEAVEFARIYGIRHEILELGVAEEIKDNPENRCYLCKKAVFSRLIERARELGFSRVADGTNRDDLGEHRPGLKAKEELGVLSPLINLTKSEIRELSRELNLPTAEKPGYACLLTRLPHGREIDPHELNLIEAAENLLIASGYANVRARCDRKNIKLQMPFSSMQDFLNDAKFKSVVRQLVVLGAAEVTLDLKGLREDVLHERG
- the larA gene encoding nickel-dependent lactate racemase, with translation MQIPIAYGKDDHLNLEINEKNLLGVFDPNPVAKFDETALIAKALANPINQKSFDEFITGDEKIVVIVNDGTRPTPTAKILKQIYPKIREKNKIFIIATGCHREGTQEEYEMIFGKEIYAEIRAKNEVHDHDSKHDEMVFLGESKNGTQMYLNKIVAEAKKVIVIGSVEPHYFAGYTGGRKAFLPGTASYESITQNHKLALSADAQALRLEGNPVHEDMIDAMKVLAHIDVFSIQTVLDSEHGVYYASAGDLNDSFYDCVKKADEVFCVNIPLKADIVISVAPYPMDVDLYQAQKALDNGKLALAQDGILIMVAKCRTGIGPKPFFDLMASADTPKKVLEKISAGFKLGYHKAAKMAEISLWAQTWAVSDLSDDEMRAVHLKPYHDIQKAVDDALAQKGADAKIIILPFGSMTVPKA
- the larC gene encoding nickel pincer cofactor biosynthesis protein LarC, whose translation is MAKILYYDASCGISGDMNLGALVELGVDFSYLCAELEKLNLAGEFKLERKNVLKNGIAATKIDVVPLKSQPHARSYADVRQILESSNLSQNCKQRAGAIFRTIAQAEAKVHGTEVERVHFHEVGAIDSIADVAGAAICIEYLFGKLGVSRVVSSKIELGGGVAICDHGELGVPAPAVCEILKGVPVSLGRANFEMTTPTGAAILKACADEFADNASFKIEKIGYGAGGKDATDFANVLRAMICEAHLSSESGESNLSAQAGYGEVCKQILISTNIDDMDAESFAFACEILRENGALDVFSRSIFMKKGRAGFELNALCRKQDAQNLKDLIFTHTTAIGVREIEVAKTELKREFVRVQTKFGEIGIKISGNSQAQKAKPEFDECKAAALAHGTTIERVRKEALKIYDETRKTKG